A stretch of DNA from Serinibacter arcticus:
CGTACTTGATCGTCGCGTCCTGCCAGGCGGCGAGACCGTCGGTCAGCGTGGTGCCGCCGATGTAGGCCTGGCCGACCGAGTCGTTGAAGATCGAGTTCGTGTAGACCTGGAAGGGCAGGTACTGCCAGCCCGGCGCGACGGCCTTGGCCGACTCGGCCAGGACCTCGTTGAGCTTCTGGTTGCCGAAGTACGGGAACTCCTTGCCCAGGAACTCCTCGTCCTCGAGCTCCGCGACCGTGGCCGGGAACGCGCCACCGTCGACGCGGAGCTGGACGCCCTCGTTGACAGCGGCGAACTCGAGGAACGCGTAGGCGAGCTCGGTGTCGGCAGACGCGGACGTCACCGACAGGGCGGAGCCACCGTTCTCGGCGGTGACCAGGTCGGCCCCGGCCTCCCACTGCGGCATGGGGGCGACGCGCCAGTCACCCTCGGCGGCGGGGGCGCCGTTCTCGAGGTTGGTGGGCATCCAGGCGCCGATGGTGAGCGACGCGATGGTGCCGTCGCCGAGGCCCTTGTTCCAGTCGTCGGACCAGGAGCTGACCGGGGCGAGAAGGCCCTCGTCGATCATCGTCTGCCAGACGTCGGTGAACTGCTTGACCTCGGGGGTGTCGAAGTTGACCGTGGCCTCGGTGCCGTCGACCTCGTACGGGTGGCCGCCGGCCTGCCAGATCATCGACGTCGTGAAGCCGGCGTCGCCGGTGTCGTTGGTGATGTAGAGGTTCGGGTCGGCAGCGTGGAGGGCGCGGGCCGCCTCGAGGTACTCGTCCCACGTGGTGGGGACCTCGACGCCGTGCTCGGTGAAGACGGCCTCGTTGTAGAACAGGGCCATGGGTCCCGAGTCGATCGGCAGGCCGTAGACGCCGCCGTTGACGTTCACGGAGCCCCACGGGCCGGGGGTGAAGGTGGACTCGAGGTCCGCGGCGCCGAGCGGGCCGATGTCCGCGAGGCCCTCGCCGATCGCGAACTGCGGGACCGCGAAGTACTCGATCTGGGCGATGTCCGGAACGCCGGAGCCGGCGCCGATCGCGTTCTGGAGGGCGACGTACTGGTCGTTGCCGGTACCGGCGTTGACGAGCTCGACGTCGACCTCGGGGTTGGCCTCCTCGAACGCGTCCACGACGCTCTCGATGGTGGAGTCCCAGGCCCAGATCAGCAGCTCGCCGGAGAGGTCGCCCTCGCCGGCCGAGCCGGAACCGGAGCCCTCGGAGGAGCCCTCGTCGGCGCGGTCGGTGCCGCCGCAGGCCGAGAGGGTCATGGCGAGGGCCGCGATCGCGGCGGTGCTCGCCAGGACGCGGCGCTTGGTGCTCATGGACATTGCTTGTCTCACTTCGTTGTTGGAAACAGGGCGTTGTGACGGGGTACAGCGGGGCTCAGCGTCAGCCTGCGGGGGCCGGGAAGCTGGGCTCGTTCAGGGGGTCGGACTGGTGACCGCTACTCCTTGACGGAGCCGGCGGCGAGGCCGGACTGCCAGAAGCGTTGGAGGAAGAGGAAGGCGATGATCAGGGGGATGATCGTCAGGAGGGAGCCGGTGATGACGAGGTCGAAGATCGCCTGTCCGCCGACGGTGGAGGCCTGGGCGTTCCACGCGTTCAGACCGATCGTCAACGGGTACCAGGCGGGGTCCTTCAGCATGATCAGCGGGAG
This window harbors:
- a CDS encoding ABC transporter substrate-binding protein, coding for MSTKRRVLASTAAIAALAMTLSACGGTDRADEGSSEGSGSGSAGEGDLSGELLIWAWDSTIESVVDAFEEANPEVDVELVNAGTGNDQYVALQNAIGAGSGVPDIAQIEYFAVPQFAIGEGLADIGPLGAADLESTFTPGPWGSVNVNGGVYGLPIDSGPMALFYNEAVFTEHGVEVPTTWDEYLEAARALHAADPNLYITNDTGDAGFTTSMIWQAGGHPYEVDGTEATVNFDTPEVKQFTDVWQTMIDEGLLAPVSSWSDDWNKGLGDGTIASLTIGAWMPTNLENGAPAAEGDWRVAPMPQWEAGADLVTAENGGSALSVTSASADTELAYAFLEFAAVNEGVQLRVDGGAFPATVAELEDEEFLGKEFPYFGNQKLNEVLAESAKAVAPGWQYLPFQVYTNSIFNDSVGQAYIGGTTLTDGLAAWQDATIKYGNEQGFTVN